A stretch of Aerococcus urinaehominis DNA encodes these proteins:
- the nrdI gene encoding class Ib ribonucleoside-diphosphate reductase assembly flavoprotein NrdI: MLFVYMSVVGNTRRFVAKLDQPSLEIDDSNCFTEIDQDFILVAPTYAIEVTDVLNDFLESGKNLSYCRGVMGGGNRNFNDLFCFTAKDLCDDYHLPLLHMFEFMGSENDVKKVKEIVAEIENTSRV; this comes from the coding sequence ATGCTATTTGTTTACATGTCTGTGGTCGGTAATACGAGGCGTTTTGTAGCCAAGTTGGACCAACCCTCTTTAGAAATTGATGATAGTAATTGCTTTACTGAAATAGATCAGGATTTTATATTAGTTGCACCAACCTATGCAATCGAGGTCACTGATGTACTGAACGATTTTTTAGAGAGTGGCAAAAATTTATCTTATTGTCGTGGTGTCATGGGTGGCGGTAATCGCAACTTTAATGACCTTTTCTGTTTTACGGCAAAAGATTTATGTGATGATTACCACTTACCCCTATTACATATGTTTGAGTTTATGGGGTCAGAAAATGATGTAAAAAAAGTAAAGGAGATTGTGGCTGAAATTGAAAACACCAGTAGAGTCTAA